The Arthrobacter burdickii genome window below encodes:
- a CDS encoding MFS transporter, whose translation MTSTARPSVPLQRLAGRRLALAIGALAVGGFAIGTTEFTIMGLLEEMRADLGVDYAQGGHVISAYALGVVVGAPVLATLGAKKPQRTVALALMLVITLANLSSFFASGFGWMLASRFLSGLPHGAYFGVAAVIAASLADPAKRGRAISMVMLGLSIANVVGVPFATWLGQQFGWRWMFLLVGLIGAGTLVLIRTLVPVVPVRPGASIRGELGALRRPQLWMTLLIGIVGFGGFFAVYSYIAPVMTEVAGADAAVLPLVVALCGVGMVVGNVLGGRLADKSIMGSIYAVMAMIAAVLLLFPLAATRPWSACLFVFLVGATGSTLIPPLQARLLDVSPGAPSLASSLNHSALNIANALGAALGGAVIAAGWGFTAPALVGAVLAVLGLGVAVLSGWLDRRGQGRAVAGDVASALRAG comes from the coding sequence ATGACTTCCACCGCTCGCCCGTCCGTTCCGCTCCAGCGCCTTGCAGGCCGGCGGCTGGCCCTGGCCATCGGCGCCCTCGCCGTGGGCGGCTTTGCGATCGGGACCACGGAATTCACCATCATGGGCCTGCTCGAGGAGATGCGCGCGGACCTGGGCGTGGACTACGCGCAGGGCGGCCACGTCATCTCCGCCTACGCGCTGGGAGTCGTCGTGGGAGCACCGGTCCTCGCGACGCTGGGTGCGAAGAAGCCCCAGCGCACGGTGGCCCTGGCCCTCATGCTGGTCATCACGCTCGCTAACCTGTCGTCCTTCTTCGCCTCGGGCTTCGGCTGGATGCTCGCATCGCGGTTCCTGTCCGGTCTGCCGCACGGCGCCTACTTCGGCGTCGCCGCGGTGATCGCGGCGTCCCTCGCCGACCCCGCGAAGCGCGGCCGGGCGATCTCGATGGTCATGCTCGGACTCAGTATCGCCAATGTGGTCGGCGTCCCGTTCGCCACCTGGCTGGGCCAGCAGTTCGGCTGGCGTTGGATGTTCCTGCTCGTGGGGCTGATCGGGGCCGGCACCCTCGTCCTCATCAGGACCCTGGTGCCGGTTGTTCCCGTGCGGCCCGGTGCGAGCATCCGGGGCGAGCTCGGAGCCCTGCGGCGCCCGCAGCTCTGGATGACCCTGCTCATCGGCATCGTGGGCTTCGGCGGGTTCTTCGCCGTCTACTCGTACATCGCGCCCGTCATGACGGAGGTGGCGGGCGCGGACGCGGCGGTCCTGCCGCTCGTCGTCGCGCTGTGCGGGGTGGGCATGGTGGTCGGCAACGTCCTGGGGGGACGGCTGGCGGACAAATCCATTATGGGAAGCATCTACGCCGTGATGGCGATGATCGCGGCCGTGCTGCTGTTGTTCCCCCTCGCCGCCACCAGGCCGTGGAGCGCATGCCTCTTCGTGTTCCTGGTCGGCGCGACCGGATCGACGCTCATCCCGCCCCTGCAGGCGCGCCTGCTCGACGTGTCACCCGGCGCACCGTCGCTCGCGTCCTCGCTGAACCACTCCGCGCTGAACATCGCGAACGCCCTGGGCGCGGCCCTCGGAGGTGCCGTCATCGCCGCTGGCTGGGGTTTCACCGCGCCGGCGCTGGTAGGAGCAGTGCTCGCCGTGCTCGGACTCGGCGTCGCCGTCCTCAGCGGGTGGCTGGACCGCCGGGGCCAGGGCCGGGCTGTCGCCGGCGACGTGGCCTCAGCGCTGCGCGCGGGCTGA
- a CDS encoding glutamate--cysteine ligase has protein sequence MSSGQSILLLRSSPHGINRPARNVARSGSTPIDQRGGVMRTFGVEEEFLLVDAETGYPVPLGQEAFGQCTDDRLTCEIKQEQIETGTRPHTDVNDLALDIARCRALADSAALRVGARAAALATSPQPAAPQASPGSRYEEMQDRFALTASEQLTCGCHVHVGVEDDDEGVAVLDRIRAWLPVLLALSSNSPYWNGTDTGYASYRSQAWSRWPMAGPCDVFGTAERYHATVSGLLDTAVPVDLGQIYFDARLSHHHPTVEVRVSDVCLYSDDAVLIALLTRGLVETAAREWRAGVAPLAVPTATVRMASWRAGRFGMDGKLLHPLDARPQDAASVALALLRYIRPALQDHGDAEIAESLLRQLLARGTGSRRQRAALLRRGDLGDVVSEAVRVTNLARGGIAEHHEVARRPARRSLVKTGGWGRASSS, from the coding sequence TTGAGCAGCGGCCAGTCGATTCTTCTGCTCAGGAGTTCCCCCCATGGAATCAACCGTCCGGCCCGCAACGTCGCGCGCAGCGGCAGCACGCCCATCGACCAGCGCGGTGGCGTCATGAGGACCTTCGGCGTGGAGGAGGAGTTCCTCCTCGTGGACGCCGAGACCGGGTATCCCGTGCCGCTGGGCCAGGAGGCCTTCGGCCAGTGCACGGATGATCGCCTCACCTGCGAGATCAAGCAGGAGCAGATCGAGACGGGCACGCGGCCACATACCGACGTCAACGACCTCGCGCTGGACATCGCGCGGTGCCGAGCCCTCGCCGACTCAGCCGCCCTGCGGGTCGGAGCCCGGGCGGCCGCCCTGGCGACGTCGCCCCAGCCCGCAGCTCCGCAGGCCTCGCCCGGCAGCAGGTACGAGGAGATGCAGGACAGGTTCGCCCTGACCGCCAGCGAGCAGCTGACGTGCGGCTGCCACGTCCACGTCGGCGTCGAGGACGACGACGAGGGGGTGGCGGTACTCGATCGCATCCGCGCCTGGCTGCCGGTCCTGCTCGCGCTCTCGAGCAATTCGCCCTATTGGAACGGTACGGACACCGGATATGCCAGCTACCGGTCGCAGGCCTGGAGCCGCTGGCCCATGGCCGGCCCGTGCGACGTGTTCGGAACGGCCGAGCGCTACCACGCCACGGTCAGCGGCCTCCTGGATACCGCAGTTCCGGTGGATCTCGGCCAGATCTACTTCGATGCGCGCCTGAGCCACCACCACCCGACCGTGGAGGTGCGCGTCAGCGATGTGTGCCTGTACTCGGACGACGCCGTCCTGATAGCACTCCTGACCCGCGGGCTCGTCGAGACCGCGGCTCGCGAGTGGCGTGCGGGCGTGGCGCCGCTCGCCGTGCCGACCGCCACCGTGCGCATGGCGTCGTGGCGGGCGGGCAGGTTCGGCATGGACGGCAAGCTGCTGCATCCGCTGGACGCCAGGCCGCAGGATGCGGCATCGGTTGCCCTCGCCCTCCTGCGGTACATCCGGCCGGCCCTGCAGGACCACGGCGACGCGGAGATCGCCGAGTCCCTGCTGCGCCAGCTCCTGGCCCGTGGCACGGGATCGAGGCGCCAGCGCGCCGCCCTGCTCCGCAGGGGGGACCTGGGCGACGTCGTCTCGGAAGCGGTCCGGGTGACCAACCTGGCACGCGGGGGGATCGCCGAACACCACGAGGTAGCACGCCGCCCCGCACGCCGGAGCCTCGTGAAGACGGGTGGCTGGGGCCGCGCGTCGTCCTCCTGA
- a CDS encoding (deoxy)nucleoside triphosphate pyrophosphohydrolase, with amino-acid sequence MTKPAPDQLRQIVGGAVVDSLDHPTRLLVARRTAPPQFAGMWEFPGGKVEAGETCETALRRELEEELGIQARLGEEIPGPGAQGWPLNEAAAMRVWFVEASAGDAAPLQDHDELRWVPLHPAQELDALPWIPADRPILVALRARTGLQVQTGEGSLR; translated from the coding sequence GTGACGAAACCAGCACCGGACCAGCTCCGCCAGATCGTCGGCGGAGCCGTCGTCGACTCCCTCGACCATCCGACCCGCCTGCTCGTGGCGCGGCGGACGGCACCGCCGCAGTTCGCCGGGATGTGGGAGTTCCCCGGCGGGAAGGTCGAGGCGGGGGAGACCTGCGAGACCGCCCTGCGGCGTGAACTCGAGGAGGAGCTCGGGATCCAGGCACGCCTCGGCGAGGAGATCCCCGGTCCGGGTGCACAGGGCTGGCCGCTCAATGAAGCGGCCGCGATGCGTGTCTGGTTCGTGGAGGCATCCGCCGGCGACGCAGCGCCGCTGCAGGACCACGACGAACTGCGATGGGTCCCGTTACACCCCGCCCAGGAGCTGGATGCCCTGCCCTGGATTCCCGCCGACCGACCCATCCTCGTCGCGCTGAGAGCCAGGACGGGACTGCAGGTCCAAACCGGCGAAGGAAGCCTGCGCTAG
- a CDS encoding Rv2578c family radical SAM protein, with the protein MRWEGQKIRDDGGAESALLPLAGLVRTVRTPEFAGITFHEVTAKSVLNRVPPTSSMPFSWTINPFRGCSHACVYCFARKTHSYLNLDTGLDFDAQLVVKINAAEVLRRELARPSWSREHVALGTNTDPYQRAEGRYTLMPGIISALADSGTPFSILTKGTLLARDIPLLKAAAKSVGIGMGISLALVDPVLAEAIEPGTPTPRARLALISRLREAGLPCGVMAMPILPWLTDGDESLDRLFGELAAAGATGVTAGPLHLRPGSREWFLQWLAAHHPHLVPKYEALYRGGSYASKEYRDWLSGRIRIFRRKHGLAAGAGFFRNLSPGGGHEPVPLAPAAASRAVQTSLF; encoded by the coding sequence ATGCGGTGGGAAGGCCAGAAGATCAGGGACGACGGCGGAGCCGAGTCCGCCCTGCTGCCCCTTGCGGGGTTGGTGCGGACGGTCCGGACCCCGGAGTTCGCCGGGATCACCTTCCACGAGGTGACCGCGAAGTCAGTCCTCAACAGGGTGCCGCCCACGTCGTCGATGCCGTTCTCCTGGACGATCAACCCCTTCCGGGGCTGCTCCCATGCCTGTGTGTACTGCTTCGCCCGGAAGACGCACAGCTACCTCAACCTCGACACCGGGCTGGATTTCGATGCGCAGCTCGTCGTGAAGATCAACGCGGCGGAGGTGCTCCGCCGGGAACTGGCCCGCCCGTCCTGGTCGCGCGAGCATGTGGCCCTCGGGACCAATACCGATCCCTATCAGCGCGCAGAGGGCCGGTACACGCTGATGCCGGGCATCATCTCGGCCCTGGCCGACTCCGGCACGCCCTTCTCCATCCTGACGAAGGGCACCCTCCTCGCCCGCGACATCCCGCTGCTGAAGGCCGCTGCGAAGTCGGTGGGGATCGGGATGGGCATCTCGCTCGCACTCGTGGATCCGGTCCTCGCCGAAGCGATCGAACCGGGCACCCCCACCCCGCGGGCCCGGCTCGCCCTGATCTCACGGCTGCGCGAGGCAGGACTCCCGTGCGGCGTGATGGCCATGCCGATCCTGCCCTGGCTCACGGACGGCGACGAATCGCTCGACCGGCTGTTCGGCGAGCTGGCCGCCGCTGGAGCCACCGGCGTGACAGCCGGCCCCCTGCACCTGAGGCCGGGCTCGCGCGAGTGGTTCCTGCAGTGGCTCGCCGCCCACCATCCCCACCTCGTCCCGAAGTACGAGGCGCTCTACCGCGGCGGGAGCTACGCGTCCAAGGAATACCGGGACTGGCTCTCGGGCAGGATCCGGATCTTCCGCCGGAAGCACGGACTCGCGGCGGGCGCCGGCTTCTTCCGCAATCTGTCCCCGGGCGGCGGGCACGAGCCGGTTCCACTGGCGCCGGCCGCTGCGTCCCGAGCCGTCCAGACGTCGCTGTTCTAG
- the pcp gene encoding pyroglutamyl-peptidase I has translation MILLTGFEPFGGEPTNPSWSAARRAAELLTEQGYEAVAVELPCVFGSSIEVLEGALERVRPGIVLCVGQAGGRERISLERVAINVDDARIPDNAGRQPIDEPVVQGGPAAYFSTLPIKACREAVVRLGVPVEVSQTAGTYVCNHVFYGLMDLLATQPGTRGGFIHVPYSTEQGEANRQPGLAIEDMAIALAAIATTTAGRTSDLRVPAGAEH, from the coding sequence ATGATCCTGCTGACAGGCTTCGAACCCTTCGGGGGAGAACCCACCAATCCGTCCTGGTCCGCAGCCCGGCGGGCCGCCGAGCTCCTGACCGAGCAAGGGTACGAGGCAGTGGCTGTCGAGCTGCCCTGTGTCTTCGGCTCGAGTATCGAGGTGCTCGAAGGCGCCCTCGAGCGGGTCCGGCCGGGGATCGTGCTGTGCGTGGGGCAGGCCGGCGGGCGCGAACGGATCTCCCTCGAACGCGTCGCCATCAATGTGGACGACGCACGGATCCCCGATAACGCCGGCCGGCAGCCCATCGACGAGCCCGTCGTCCAGGGCGGGCCGGCCGCCTACTTCTCCACCCTTCCCATCAAGGCGTGCCGTGAGGCCGTCGTGCGCCTCGGCGTACCCGTCGAGGTGTCGCAGACGGCAGGCACCTATGTCTGCAACCACGTCTTCTACGGCCTCATGGACCTCCTCGCGACCCAACCGGGTACCCGTGGCGGCTTCATCCACGTGCCGTACTCGACGGAACAGGGTGAGGCTAACCGGCAGCCGGGGCTCGCCATCGAGGACATGGCGATCGCCCTCGCGGCCATAGCGACCACCACCGCGGGCAGGACGTCCGACCTGCGGGTTCCTGCCGGCGCGGAGCACTGA
- a CDS encoding eCIS core domain-containing protein, with protein sequence MNRRLVPFLNWINLSTPCGLALAALTGCRVSAGPSGVLLAEGYRGRLPKARAFTVGSVVLLRGHVPQGAPAGFTRLLEHEARHARQYAAFLGLPFLPAYLLAAAYSLLRTGDPASRNPFERRAGLSDGGYREQPLRPVVAALGAVLSTRKGRRS encoded by the coding sequence ATGAATCGCAGGCTCGTGCCGTTCCTGAACTGGATCAACCTGTCGACGCCGTGCGGACTCGCCCTGGCCGCCCTGACCGGCTGCCGCGTGTCGGCCGGCCCCTCCGGGGTCCTGCTCGCCGAGGGGTACCGGGGCCGGCTGCCGAAAGCCCGCGCCTTCACGGTGGGCAGCGTGGTGCTGCTGCGGGGACACGTGCCGCAGGGCGCCCCCGCGGGGTTCACCCGCCTGCTGGAGCACGAGGCGCGCCATGCACGCCAGTACGCGGCGTTCCTCGGTCTGCCGTTCCTTCCCGCGTACCTGCTGGCCGCGGCATACTCCCTCCTGCGGACCGGGGACCCGGCGTCGCGCAACCCCTTCGAGCGGAGGGCGGGGCTGTCCGACGGCGGGTACCGTGAGCAGCCGCTCCGGCCGGTCGTGGCAGCACTCGGCGCCGTCCTCTCCACCCGGAAGGGGCGGCGCTCCTAA
- the pheS gene encoding phenylalanine--tRNA ligase subunit alpha, which produces MSETPEQAGPGSPDAQVPDPLDASSVAAAVDAALADIAAAADLDALKAVRIAHTGEKSPLSLANRGIGALPKEQKSAAGKNIGPARGRISQALAARTTELEAERDARILVEEAVDVTAAPRRRRAGARHPLSTLQERVSDVFVGMGWEIAEGPELESEWFNFDALNFKPDHPAREMQDTFFVEPPEAHLVLRTHTSPVQVRSMLERDLPIYVLCPGKVFRTDELDATHTPVFHQFEGLAIDKGLTMADLVGTLEHFTRQLFGDEAKVRLRPNYFPFTEPSAELDIWHPGAKGGPRWIEWGGCGMVNPNVLRATGIDPDVYSGFAFGMGIERALMFRNEVSDMRDMIEGDVRFSEHFGMEI; this is translated from the coding sequence ATGTCCGAAACCCCAGAGCAGGCCGGGCCCGGCAGCCCCGATGCCCAGGTCCCCGATCCGCTGGACGCCTCGTCGGTCGCCGCTGCCGTCGACGCCGCGCTCGCGGACATCGCAGCCGCAGCCGACCTCGACGCGCTCAAGGCGGTCCGGATCGCGCACACCGGCGAGAAGTCACCGCTGAGCCTCGCGAACCGGGGGATCGGTGCGCTCCCGAAGGAGCAGAAGTCCGCCGCCGGCAAGAACATCGGGCCGGCCCGCGGCCGGATCAGCCAGGCCCTCGCCGCCCGGACCACCGAACTCGAAGCCGAGCGCGACGCCCGGATCCTCGTCGAGGAAGCCGTCGACGTCACGGCCGCCCCCCGCCGTCGCCGGGCCGGAGCACGGCACCCGCTGTCCACCCTGCAGGAGCGCGTCAGCGACGTCTTCGTCGGCATGGGCTGGGAGATCGCCGAGGGCCCCGAGCTCGAGTCGGAATGGTTCAACTTCGACGCGCTCAACTTCAAGCCGGACCACCCCGCCCGCGAGATGCAGGACACCTTCTTCGTGGAGCCTCCCGAAGCCCACCTCGTGCTCCGGACCCACACGTCGCCCGTGCAGGTCCGCTCCATGCTCGAGCGCGACCTGCCGATCTACGTGCTATGCCCGGGGAAGGTGTTCCGTACCGACGAGCTCGACGCGACCCACACCCCGGTGTTCCACCAGTTCGAGGGCCTCGCCATCGACAAGGGACTCACCATGGCCGACCTCGTGGGCACCCTCGAGCACTTCACGCGGCAGCTCTTCGGCGACGAGGCGAAGGTCCGCCTGCGCCCCAACTACTTCCCCTTCACGGAGCCGAGCGCCGAGCTCGACATCTGGCACCCGGGCGCCAAGGGCGGCCCCCGCTGGATCGAGTGGGGCGGCTGCGGCATGGTCAACCCGAACGTCCTGCGCGCCACGGGGATCGATCCGGACGTCTACTCCGGGTTCGCCTTCGGCATGGGGATCGAGCGGGCACTCATGTTCCGCAACGAGGTCAGCGACATGAGGGACATGATCGAGGGCGATGTACGTTTCAGCGAACACTTCGGGATGGAGATCTAG
- the pheT gene encoding phenylalanine--tRNA ligase subunit beta → MRIPLSWLREYAAVPADATAEDVMAELVKVGLEEEDVHRPTDELKGPVVVGQVLSLVKEPQSNGKTINWCEVRVVPEGEVQTLTGDGIDPSGVQGIVCGAHNFVEGDKVVVTLPGAVLPGDFRISPRKTYGHVSAGMIASVRELGIGDDHDGILVLSTLGLDPEVGTDAMELLGLYDEAAEINVTPDRGYCFSIRGVAREYAHATGTDFTDPAGAVVVPQAKDAGYPVRLEDSAPIYGRPGCDRFVARTVRGVDPSRPTPPWMSARLRLAGIRSISLVVDISNYVMLELGQPLHFYDLDRLSGDIVVRRAAAGEKLRTLDDRERTLDAEDLLITDASGPIGIAGVMGGAATEVSDGTRNVLIESAHFEEVGIGRSRRRHRLPSEASKRFERGVDWNVADVAAQRAVELLLDLAGGTADDAVTDVGQAPAPRVIDLASDFPARLIGRDFTDEQIRGTLTDLGATVDTVDGGYRVTAPSWRTDLETREDLSEEIIRLVGYDTIPSTLPVAPPGRGLTRLQQQRRRLLNALAGAGLTEVLSYPFVSAHANAVFGTPDEGAPAASVKLANPLSAELGYLRRSILPGLVELAKRNSSRGFRDLALFEAGAVFLPGAAMGTESIPPLGIRPDDEVLDALYAGIPDQPLTIAALFTGHETTPSAGVVPRSWDWADAIDVVQLMGRITGVDVVVRQGSHQAFHPGRTAEFSLRSGEVLGYAGELHPKLIAAQDLPARTVALEINADLLFDAAADVIVARPLSTYPPATQDVALVVESGVVAGDVLETLREGAGELLEDVSLFDVYTGQGIGEGRKSLAFALRFRAPDRTLTADEASAARDAAVALAAERFGAVQR, encoded by the coding sequence GTGAGAATCCCACTGTCCTGGCTGCGCGAGTACGCAGCCGTGCCTGCGGATGCGACCGCGGAAGACGTGATGGCCGAGCTCGTGAAAGTGGGCCTGGAGGAGGAGGACGTCCATCGTCCCACCGATGAGCTGAAGGGCCCTGTCGTCGTCGGCCAGGTCCTCAGCCTCGTCAAGGAGCCGCAGTCCAACGGCAAGACCATCAACTGGTGCGAGGTCCGGGTGGTGCCCGAGGGCGAAGTGCAGACCCTCACCGGCGACGGCATCGACCCCTCGGGCGTGCAGGGCATCGTGTGCGGCGCCCACAACTTCGTCGAGGGCGACAAGGTCGTCGTGACCCTGCCCGGCGCCGTGCTGCCCGGCGACTTCCGGATCAGCCCGCGCAAGACCTACGGCCACGTCTCCGCCGGCATGATCGCGTCGGTGCGCGAACTCGGCATCGGCGACGACCACGACGGCATCCTCGTGCTCTCGACCCTCGGGCTGGACCCCGAGGTCGGCACCGACGCCATGGAGCTCCTCGGCCTGTACGACGAGGCCGCGGAGATCAACGTGACGCCCGACCGCGGGTACTGCTTCTCCATCCGCGGTGTGGCACGCGAATACGCCCACGCCACCGGCACGGACTTCACCGACCCCGCAGGCGCCGTCGTCGTGCCGCAGGCGAAGGACGCCGGCTACCCGGTGCGCCTCGAGGACTCCGCACCGATCTACGGCCGGCCCGGCTGCGACAGGTTCGTCGCCCGCACCGTCCGCGGCGTCGACCCGTCGCGGCCGACCCCGCCGTGGATGTCGGCGCGCCTCCGTCTCGCCGGGATCCGCTCCATCTCCCTCGTGGTGGACATCTCGAACTACGTGATGCTCGAACTCGGCCAGCCGCTGCACTTCTACGACCTCGACCGGCTGTCGGGCGACATCGTGGTGCGCCGCGCCGCCGCCGGGGAGAAGCTGCGGACACTCGACGACCGCGAGCGCACGCTCGACGCCGAGGACCTGCTCATCACGGACGCGTCGGGGCCCATCGGCATCGCCGGCGTCATGGGTGGGGCCGCCACGGAGGTCTCGGACGGGACGCGGAACGTCCTGATCGAGTCCGCCCACTTCGAGGAAGTGGGCATCGGCCGCTCCCGCCGCCGCCATCGGCTGCCCTCGGAGGCCTCCAAGCGCTTCGAGCGCGGCGTGGACTGGAACGTCGCGGACGTCGCCGCGCAGCGCGCCGTCGAACTCCTCCTCGACCTCGCCGGCGGCACCGCCGACGACGCCGTCACCGACGTCGGACAGGCACCGGCACCGCGCGTCATCGACCTCGCGTCCGATTTCCCGGCCCGCCTGATCGGACGCGATTTCACGGACGAGCAGATCCGCGGAACCCTTACCGACCTCGGTGCGACCGTGGACACCGTCGACGGCGGCTACCGCGTCACGGCACCGAGCTGGCGCACCGACCTCGAGACGCGCGAGGACCTCTCCGAGGAGATCATCCGGCTCGTCGGGTACGACACGATCCCCTCGACCCTGCCCGTCGCCCCTCCCGGACGCGGCCTGACGCGCCTCCAGCAGCAGCGGCGGCGCCTGCTGAACGCGCTCGCCGGGGCAGGACTGACGGAGGTCCTCTCCTACCCGTTCGTCAGCGCACACGCGAACGCCGTCTTCGGCACGCCGGACGAGGGCGCCCCCGCGGCCTCGGTCAAGCTCGCGAATCCGCTCAGCGCGGAGCTCGGCTACCTGCGCCGGTCGATCCTCCCCGGCCTCGTGGAGCTCGCGAAGCGCAACTCCTCGCGCGGCTTCCGCGACCTGGCCCTGTTCGAGGCGGGTGCGGTGTTCCTGCCTGGCGCAGCCATGGGGACGGAGTCCATCCCGCCGCTGGGCATCCGGCCCGACGACGAGGTCCTCGACGCGCTGTACGCGGGCATCCCCGACCAGCCGCTGACCATCGCGGCGCTGTTCACCGGCCACGAGACGACGCCGTCGGCCGGCGTCGTTCCCCGCTCCTGGGACTGGGCCGACGCCATCGACGTCGTCCAGCTCATGGGGCGGATCACCGGCGTCGACGTCGTCGTACGGCAGGGGAGCCACCAGGCGTTCCACCCGGGACGCACCGCGGAGTTCTCGCTGCGCAGCGGCGAGGTGCTCGGCTACGCGGGTGAGCTCCACCCGAAGCTGATCGCCGCGCAGGACCTGCCGGCCCGCACGGTGGCCCTCGAGATCAACGCGGACCTCCTGTTCGATGCCGCTGCCGACGTGATCGTCGCCCGGCCGCTGTCCACCTATCCGCCGGCCACCCAGGACGTGGCGCTGGTCGTGGAGTCCGGCGTGGTGGCGGGGGATGTGCTCGAGACGCTCCGCGAGGGCGCAGGGGAGCTCCTCGAGGACGTCAGCCTGTTCGACGTGTACACGGGACAAGGCATCGGCGAAGGGCGGAAGTCGCTGGCCTTCGCCCTGCGCTTCCGCGCCCCGGACCGCACCCTCACCGCGGACGAGGCGAGCGCGGCACGCGATGCCGCGGTCGCCCTGGCGGCCGAACGGTTCGGCGCCGTCCAGCGCTGA
- a CDS encoding quinone oxidoreductase family protein: MPSAIVVSEPGGPDVLAVATVERPEPGPGQLLVKVAAAGVNFIETYQRSGAYAMEHPFTPGAEAAGTVEAVGEGARGFAPGDRVAFAEGRGTYAEFAVVDADKALPVPEGVDLETAAALPLQGMTAHYLINSTFPVQPDSTVLVHAGAGGVGLLLIQLIKARGARVFTTVSTPEKEELARGAGADEVLPYEGFADAVRIGTDGTGVDVVYDGVGKSTFDESLRSLRTRGTLVLYGAASGPVPPVDPQRLNSGGSLFLTRPTLAHYLLSPEERRWRSEELFGAVVAGQLDVRIGARYALADAAQAHEDLQARRTTGKVLLIP, encoded by the coding sequence ATGCCCTCAGCCATCGTCGTCTCCGAACCGGGCGGTCCGGACGTCCTCGCCGTCGCGACCGTCGAGCGTCCCGAGCCGGGGCCGGGCCAGCTCCTGGTGAAGGTGGCGGCGGCCGGCGTCAATTTCATCGAGACCTATCAGCGCAGCGGCGCCTACGCCATGGAGCACCCGTTCACGCCGGGAGCCGAGGCGGCAGGGACGGTGGAGGCGGTGGGCGAGGGTGCCCGCGGTTTCGCTCCGGGCGACCGGGTCGCGTTCGCCGAAGGCCGGGGCACCTACGCCGAGTTCGCCGTGGTCGACGCGGACAAGGCGCTCCCGGTCCCGGAGGGTGTCGACCTCGAGACCGCGGCCGCCCTCCCCCTGCAGGGCATGACCGCCCACTACCTCATCAATTCCACCTTCCCCGTGCAGCCGGACTCCACCGTGCTCGTCCATGCGGGGGCGGGTGGGGTCGGCCTGCTGCTCATCCAGCTGATCAAGGCCAGGGGTGCCCGCGTGTTCACCACCGTGTCCACGCCGGAGAAGGAGGAGCTGGCCCGTGGTGCGGGCGCGGACGAGGTGCTGCCGTACGAGGGATTCGCCGACGCGGTCAGGATCGGGACGGACGGGACGGGCGTGGACGTCGTGTACGACGGCGTCGGCAAGTCGACGTTCGACGAGTCGCTGCGCTCCCTCCGGACCCGCGGCACCCTCGTGCTCTATGGGGCCGCGTCGGGGCCCGTTCCGCCCGTCGACCCGCAGCGGCTCAACAGCGGAGGCTCGCTGTTCCTCACGCGGCCGACGCTCGCGCACTACCTGCTCTCACCCGAGGAGCGGCGCTGGCGGTCCGAGGAGCTCTTCGGGGCGGTCGTCGCCGGCCAGCTCGACGTCCGGATCGGCGCCCGCTACGCCCTCGCCGATGCCGCGCAGGCCCATGAGGACCTCCAGGCGCGGCGGACCACCGGCAAGGTGCTGCTGATCCCCTGA